GTTTGCGGCAGCTTTCAAGTCTTCGTGGGCAGAGGCATTACTGCCGTTGCATCCGGAGTATTGCAAGCTGTTGACTAAAAATGGCTACCGCCTTAGTGAGGAATGGGATATGGCGTTTGAAAAGGTAGAAACCTATCAGGAGGCGCGGGATGCCGGTTATCTGAACCCGCAGGGGATGAGTAATAGAAATTTCCCTATTAATAAGAAGGATCCCTTAGATAATACAACCTTAACGGGCAAGCTGATTAGTCAGTTGGAGCATTTTAACGGTGGTAGTTATGATATGTGGCGTGTGGCGGTAGCGTCAGTGAAATGTGACGAATCCGGAGCTGGTTGTATCAACAGTTATAGTTCACCAGAGGATGCGTTTAATTCGGCTAAATTATGCGAAGGCGATCTGAACATGGCATGGCGTAGTTTCCGGAGCATGTATCTTGGTGCTAAACGTACGGTAATAGATGACTACCTGAAGAGTCTGAATTGTGGCGCGAGTGCAAAAGAGCTATTGGACTCAGGTAAGGTATTACGCTTTACGTCCAGTACCGACCAGCTGGCGAATGCAGGCCTGGGTGCATCATCGGCTTATCTAAAAGATAAGAATGCCGCAGAGACGGCGTCAAGGACGCTCTCAGACAGTGCGTACACCGCCAACTGTACTGCGTACGTATCTTATTGGGTACAACAGTTATCTGGTTGTTATGATACAACGGCTATTAAAACTGATATTATCCCCAAACTGTTAGCGGTTTGTAAGGAAGGTTCAGATGTGGACCATCCCCGCGGCTCCAGTTCTGTAAGGCCTGGTAGCACTAATGCTTACCGTAGTTTCGAGGAAGTGATAGATGAGTATAATCGTCTGCGAGGTAGAAGTAAAGACCTGGTGTGTAATGCGGATGTGATCACGATGCCGAAACCCTATGACCGTCAGGTAAGTTATGGAGATCAGCCGACGTATGCGCCACCAACTGATTGTCAGTGTGATAAGATATCCGAGCTGAAGCAGGAGTACGCGGCGATGAAGCATAGTGGGGAGACGTTTTCAGCTTATATCAGTCGCAAACGAGGTGTAAGTATCAGTCAGGACGACCTGGAAGCGCTGGCGACGGCGTGTAACAATCGCAACAGCAGCTGTAACTGGTTGCCGAAGCAACTGGTATTACCATCAATCTTCCAGTGTAATGTAGCGCCGGCGTGTGCGACATGTGAAGAGGTAACGCGTTTATATATCTCCTTTAAAACGAGTTATGGTATTACACCAGAGATGAAGGAAGAAGACAGTGTGCAGGATAAGAAGAATGCATTATTTGCAGCGTATATGAACAACCGCCTTGGCTTTGCGAAGCAGGCGTGGGAATACCTGTCGTTTATCAATGACAGCTGTAAACAGCCTTCAGGTAATGTTGTACAGGTATGTAAGCCCGGATCACTGAAGGGTAATCCTCAGGTAAGCACGTATTCGAATGGATCAGTAGATGAGATCAATGATATCGTTCGTAGCCGTGATGGCGGTTACTTACTGGCTGGTTGGACAAGAGGTTGCAGTAATGGTGAGGAGGATGCGTACCTGATCAAAACGGATAGTACGGGAGCATTATTGTGGTCAAAGACCTATGGCGCAGAGAATCATGAAGAGATCAAACGTATCCGTCAGACGCGTGATGGCGGCTATATCGGTATCGGTTCTACAAACTCGTATTGTTATGATAATGGTGCTATCTTATTAGTGAAGTTTGACAGTGCAGGTGTGATCCAGTGGAATAAGGCGTTGGATCTGGGTAGTAATGGTTACACCGGTAAGGGTACTGATGTGATCGAGACGCTTGATAGTAATTATGCATTTGCAGGTCAGGGCCTTCCATCGAAATGGATCATGGGAGTCGTTACAGGTGAAGGTGAACTGAAGTGGAGCAAGGTATTGTCATCCAGTGACCGTAAGGAGCAGATGAATATAGTGGAGAATGGAGACACTTTGGTAGCCGGAACGGCGATAGCTATAGGTAGTGGTAAATATGATGCCGCAATATTGAAGTTCAGCAAGGTAGATGGTAATCTGCTGGAACAGAGTGGTTACAGTGCTGATAACAGCGACCATATCCCGGGTAGTATCCTGAAGACAGCCAGTGGTTATAAGTTGGTTGGTCTGAATAGTGCGACGTTGGTTGATATTAGTAGTACAGGTTCTATTGTATCTGCGAGAAAGGCAGCGGCACCAGGTAGCATTATAGCTGGCTCAGTGACGGCGACAGGAACCAGAGATGGTAGCTTGTTGTTATCACAGTCCGTATCAGGTAGTACTGGTGGTGCATACTGGCAGAAGATAGGTATCAATAATGGTGTATTATGGAGTAGTCATGTAGGTGTAAGCGGCCAGGAGTATCTTCGCCACATTGTTTCCAATACTGACGGTACGATGGCCGGCGGTGGTGTAATGGATGGCAAAGCAATGCTGATGCTGGCGAATGTGAGTGGTAAGACAGGATGTAAGGACAGTAGTGAAATAATCACCAGTGTAGATATTCTAGCCTCTACGTTGCGCAAATCACTGCCAGCACAAACCATTACCGATCTGGCTCCGAATTTACTGAGTGCGATAGCCTTAAATGAGAAGAACTGTTCGCCAATAAGAAATATGAGCAGTTGTCCGGGCATGGATAGTTGTTATACAGTGTATGATCTGCCGTTACTGTGTGGTAACATGGGTGTATTCCCGACGGTACCGTTGGATGAGTCAACAGCCTGTTCCGACAGCACCTTCTTTGCGGAGAGTGCAGCGACGACCATCTATAAGGCTTACACAGACTCCGTGAAGAACGACTTCAATGAGAAATATCTTGCTACTGCCCTACAGGCAGCATCGTTAGAGAAATTCGCGGTGACTTACTCTACAAGTGAATATCATTATACTTTATATTACTATAATCAGGCTGGTACTCTGGTGAAGACAGTGCCACCGGCAGGCGTAGTGAAGAATATGCGTCAAAGCTGGGTGGACAGTGTGACGGTGGCGAAAGCAGCTAATCAAAAACTGGTACCTGCTCATACTATGGCTACAGAATACAGATATAACTCATTGGGTGGTGTAATCGCGCAAAAGACACCTGATGCAGGCATCAGTCAGTTCTGGTATGACAGGATGGGCCGACTGGTACTCTCACAGAATTATAAACAGAAAGGTAAATTCCTTTACGGTTATACATTGTATGACGATCTCGGAAGGGCGACAGAGCTAGGAGAGTTGTCATCAGCGGCTTCTATGACGGATATTGTGAGTAGGAGGCCTGGAAGTCTGGCTAGCTGGTTAAACAATGTAGCATCAAGCAGACATCAGATTACCCGCACCACTTATGACCTGGCTTATATGTTCTTTGATGATAACAGCTTTGTTGGCCGCAACCTTCGCAACCGGGTTTCATGGACAGCATTATATAATGGAACGGAATCATTGGCTGGGGGTAAACATACTACAGCAACATTCTACAGCTATGATATTCATGGTAACGTGGAAACGCTTTTGCAGGATTATAGAGAAGGGGCGATGGCTGCCGGAGGTCAGCGATTTAAGAAAATTGCATATAACTATGATGTAGTAAGTGGGAAAGTGAATGAGGTAGCTTATCAGGCTGGAGAATCAGATGCATTTTACCATCGTTACGATTATGATGCGGAGAACAGGTTGACAAATGTAGAAACCAGCCATGATAAGGTATACTGGGAAAATGATGCGTATTACGATTATTACAAGCATGGGCCACTGGCAAGAACGGTGATTGGTCACCAGCAAGTGCAGGGTATAGATAATGTTTATACGCTGCAGGGTAATATCAAAGGTGTAAATAGTACAACATTAGATGCCGCGAATGATCCTGGAGAGGACGGAAAACTCGGAAGTGCGGTACCTAAAGATGCATTTGGTTTCACATTGCACTACTATGGGTCTGAAGATTATAAACCTATTAATGCTGCAAAAAAGCCATTTGCAGTTGCAGCAGGTGATTTTAAGCCGCTATATAACAGTAACGTTGCCGCTAGTAGTCAGCATATTGCGACAATAGGTGATCCGCTTTTATATAATTATCAATATGACGTACTGAATCGTCTGAAAGGTATGCAGGCTTATAAGGGATTGAATCAGTCAACCAATACATGGGAAGTGGTGCCGTTAGAAGATTTCAAAGAATCAATGAGTTATGATGGGAATGGTAATATCCTGACGTACAATCGTAACGGCAATAACACCTTTGCAAATAATTCTCTTGAAATGGACAAGTTATCATACAACTACCGTCCAGGCACGCATAAGCTCGATTGGATTGACGATGCAGTGGCGACAGAAAATTACAATAATGATATTGATAGGCAGCAATCTGGTAACTACGTATATGACAGCATAGGTAATTTAATAGGTGATGTTGCAGCGGGTATTGTAACTGTAGAGTGGAATATTTACGGCAAAATAGCATATATTGTGAAGGCCAATAATGACACGATACATTATACCTATGACATAGCTGGTAACAGGATTAGCAAAAGATATCAAAACATAACAACATGGTATGTGCGGGACGCATCTGGTAACGTGTTGTCTACCTATACCCGAGACGCAGATGGCCCGGTTTTGCTTTCGGAGATGGCGCTCTACGGTGCAAACAGACTCGGAATGGTTGATGTTGAATCTGGTACTCTAAGCAATAATGAGACTAGCGTAGTGTTGGCTAAACTTGGATCAGGTGAAGTTATTGACTTTGTCAGAGGCAACAAGCGTTTTGAGTTAAGTAATCATCTTGGTAACGTGCTGGCGACGGTGACTGATAAGAAGTTTGCCCGCGCATCCGGAGATAATATCTTATATGACTTTAATCTGTTATCGGCTAATGAATATTATCCATTTGGAATGCAGATGCCAGGCAGAAACTACAATACCACTGCCTATAGGTATGGATTCAATGGGAAGGAGAATGATAATGAAGTGAAAGGAGATGACAACTCGATTGACTTCGGCGCTAGGATATATGATCCCCGTGTAGGAAGGATGCTTTCGGTGGATCCTGCTGCTGATGAGTATCCAGCACTTTCGCCATATTCCGGTTTAGGAAATAATCCAACGATATTTATCGATCCAGATGGCAAGAGAATCTATTTTGTCCCTGGATTAGGGTACGACGCTACAAAAGGAGACAAGAATAGTCCATACGCGCGGCAAGGCCAGAATTCAGGTGGGGTTGCAGATGTCCTTAGGCAATATCTGCAGGATAATAATACTTATTCTAAGACGATTCAGGGTTCAAAAGGTGGTCGTTTTGCAGATATGGGATATGTTGCCTGGCATGGTCAGCGTCCGCGCCTTGACATTGAAAACGATGATAGGGTTATGATGGTGATCAATGGAATTAAAGATGACTTGCAGCGTAATCCTTTGAAAAGGTCAGAGGGAGAACAGATGAATCTGTTAGGAACTAGTCAGGGATCTGTTACCGTTGCACAAGCCGCCGTTGCCATGTTGGAGAATCCCGAGAAATTTGGACTAGAAAAAGGATTTAAAATAGATAACCTGGTACTTGCCGGTTCTCCCGTTTCACCTAAATCAGCACTTTATAAAAGATTACAGGAGTTAGAAACACAAGGTAAAATCGGTAAGCTGGAATATGAGGACTTTCAGGCTGACGGCGATGTTGTATCTGGCCTTGCAAGTACTACAAGGGTGGGTGCGATGGTTAAAGGATCAAAGTTCTTGGGGAAAATTGCTCAGGCAATATCTCTGGCTTTAAGAAAACAAGAGCAGAAAGACGTTCACATTAGAGCTGCTGAAAATCTGCCTATAGAAATTAACGGAGAAAAAAATACTTTCGGTGGACACATTAAAAAGTTGTTTGAAAGGAAGCACATTCATTAGTTTGATCTGTGCATTCTCATTTTTGAGTTGTCAAACTATTAGTCCTACACGTCTTATAGATGGGGGATTTAAAGATTTGGGAGACTATAAAAAGATGACGAAACATATAGTTGAGAATGACTTCCAGAATGGATATAAAGGAGATTCGATCATTGAACGATCTAATGCGGATAGTATTTTAGCCGACTTTATGAAAAAAAGAGGAATCATGGTTATACAAATTATCCGCGGAACGGAAAATCCAAAGGATACATGTCATGATTGTCTAGTACAATATCGTTTTTTCCATGTACCAATATTTGGTAAAGGAAAGGAATTGACGTTCGATTTTACTTCCGATCCGCCCATGAAAAGTGAAAGGAGCGATGGAACGATATTGAAGGTATTGGAAAAAGGAGTTTATTATTTAAAATATTAGAATCCACTAGGTATTTCATTTAAATGATCTTTGAATGGCGTCTTCTGACTAGAGGACGCCATTCAATTTTTTAATTGGTATATGGATGGTGGAAGAAATGAGCAGGCAGGTCAAAATACACATCTCAACAGGGCGGCAATAGTATTTTTAAAAGCTTTTTTATTGTGTCTCTCTCTGTGCTAGCGGCGAATGAGACTAATATCATGAGGCTTTATGCCAGAAATAAGAAGTATACTAAAGATCTCGCCAGTAAATAGATCAGGAGGGTACGATATAAGAAGATTGCGGACTCTTTGTAAATGAGTTTAATGGATACCTGGTCAGACCGCGAGACCGGATGGTACAGATAATCCGTGGAAGAAATGGAAATATAACCCTAAAACGGATCAAACTACCAGGAAGGATGCAAATGGCAAGACATCATCGTAAAAGAAACACCTGAATTTATTGAATTTTGGAAAAAAAAACATCCAGATAAGAAAATACCAGACCGAGGGAAGCCTAAGCAACCACAGCCTGAGCAATCAAACAAACCTAAGAAAACTTAATAGTAATATCAGTCATATGAAAAATATTCGAATGAAGAGATTTATTAAGATTTCTGATAAGAGTGGATTTTCCGAATATCAGATAGCATGTCGATTTGATAACAGAATACTATTTCATACTAAAAGTCGGAATAGACGTCGTGTCTTATATAGAAAATATCTGTTTTTTTTGAAAATATCTGCAAATTTAGGATATCCTTTAGCACAAGAGTCTATGGCATTGGCATATGGTGATAGTAATACTTTAGGGTTTAATAATCCTGACGAGAATGAAGAAATGCAAATGTATTGGTTTAAAAAAGCCTGTGACAACGATATCGCTAGTTCATGTAATGCACTGGCAGTCATTTATGAGCGGAGAGGTTTAATAGATGAAGCGATCAAAACATATAATAAAGCGATAGCGTTAGGAGATGGTCTGGCAGTTGGGAATCTGGCGACATTAAAATTTCCGAATGGGGCTTCTGAAGAGTAAGTTGGATAAGCTTAGATGGAATTAGTGTGACAATGAATTTGATTTTAACAGCGTGGATAGTCATGACGCATTTCGTGATATGAGTAAACGTTTGTTGTCGATATTAAACGCGCAATATTAAATATCTAATACGGGGTATTGGGTAAATGCTGATGAGTACTTTGGGCATACTTCTTAAGTACGCAAAATGATAGCACAGAGCATTCAGATAAATATACGGTCGTCTTCTGATGAAAGACGACAGTATGTCGTTATATTGCTTGTCCTTAATTAATCTATTGGTATAATCGCATTTATTTGCCCCGCTTTCTATACCTTCGCTGCCGATTGAGAAAATGCAACTAGTATTGAATGTTCGTATCATTGTTCCCTATACGTTAGGCGAGTATTGACGTAAACAGATGGTTTACTTACAGTAGAAGCTATTGCGATAAGAAGAATAGAATATCCCGGACCTATGAATTTAGAGAGGCAAATTAGGCAGTTCTTAAAAGGAGCATTGTTTTTTTTATTGGCATACCTGCCACAGTTAACCCATGCACAGACAGGAGGACAGATTACATTAAAGCGAATACTGGATGGTGCTAAAGGACAATTAGCTCCCGACTCCGCTACTACGGTGTCAGATACCGCTTATTTTAACAGTGGTCCTGCTGGCCGGCTGGATACTCCCTATCAGGTAAAGAATATTATCACCTTCAGTATCAATGAATATGCAAAGGTGGTGTTGCCGGACTCATTCCGTGTGACCGCCAATCTGCGTATTTATTATACGCTGCCCGATCTCTCCGTGGATTCTGCTGATCAAAGCTTCTTGATCAATTATGGTACTGCAGGTACCTATACGATGCGTAGTAGTTTTGTGTTTAAAGGCGCTCACCGTGTAAACGTGAAGGTATTAGGTGTTACTATTATAGAAGGTAATACAAATACAGCAGCAAGCAGGACTACAAATACTGTATCTACCGATATTTTATCTGCACTGTTGGTAACGAATGAGATGGAGGTACATCCGGTCTATAAATTATCCTGTATGGCAGATGCGGTTAAGAGTGTTAGCCAGAATATCGACAGCGTGATTAAGACAGGTGAGTTGGAAGTTAACTGGCCTGTAATGACAGGTGCAGATGTGTATGATCTGGAGTGGGCATATATTGATCAAAGCGCCTTATCTGATGGTCGTTATGGAGATCCTTCTAATCCATCTGCTACATTGATATTTGAGAACAATACTACCCGTGTTACGATATCTGCTAATAGCTACAGCATACCATTATTGTACGATGCTCCTGGTACACTTTATTATCGTGTCAGAGGAGTGCAGGAGAAGGCAGGTTATCGGCGTATAGAGACGGACTGGAGTTCCAATACTTCCAATGGCCTCGGAGTTTATCAATATGGTGGACATGAACCCAATCTTAACTGGCAGTCCTCTATATCCTTTTCCGAAGATGGAAAGCGTAAGGTGACAGTTAGCTATTATGATGGTAGTTTAAAGAACCGCCAGATAGTGACTAAAGATAACACAACGAATACGATAATTGCTGCAGAGACTTTATATGATTATCAGGGACGGCCTACCATACAGGTAATGCCCGCACCAACATTAAATAAAATACTGAGTTACGCCCATAATCTGAACGCAGCCTTAAACGGTGCAGAGTATGACAAAGACCAGTATGATGTACTCGCCAGTCCGGAGAGTTATCTGAATGCCTCTGCAGCACAGATGAGCAGTCAGTCAGGCGCTAATCAATATTACTCGCCGAATAATCCTGAGAAAAGTATTGGGTATAACCAATACATTCCTGATGCGGACGGTTATGCGTTTTCAGAAATTGAGTATACCGCTGATAATACAGGACGTATTTCGCGTCAGGGAGAGATAGGTAGGACCTTTAAGCTAGGTAGTGGTCATGAGACAAAGTACAGCTATAATACTCCTACTAAGA
The DNA window shown above is from Chitinophaga agri and carries:
- a CDS encoding RHS repeat domain-containing protein; translation: MNIERRIKQFLRGALFLLLAYLPQLTHAQTGGQIILKRILDGAKGQLVADSAIAVSDTAYFGSGLAGKLDTPYQVKNIITFSINEYAKVVLPDSFRATANLRIYYTLPDLSVDSVDQSLSINYDTAGTYTMRSSFVFNGAHRVNVKILGVTIIGGDTNKASSRTTNTVSTDILSALMVTNEIEVHPVYKLSCTADAVKSVSHDIASVAKTGELVVSWPLMTGADVYDLEWAYVDQTALSDGRYGSPSNPSAELLFEDNTTRVTIATNSYSIPLLYDAIGTLYYRVRGVQEKAGYQRIETGWSSNATGGLGAFSFGGHEPGLNWQSNIDFAEDGKRKVTIKYYDGSLRNHQTMTKDNSTNTVIATEVFYDYQGRPALQVMPAPTLSKILNYAHNLNAALNGAEYDKDQYDALAIPESYLTASAAQMSSTSGSNQYYSNNNPEKLIGNSQYLPNADGYAFSETEYTADNTGRIQRQSSVGKTFKLGSGHETKYSYNTPTKNELYALFGTEVGDVTHYFKNTVTDGNGQTTVTYLDMHNRTIATALAGVPENGDLENLSSLNSIVVTDTVSGAENAIIEGNRITSRKEHFATQGDSVRFVYELTPPVLQKQNCKDTVICYTGMYDLEIRITDDVFSQHLPGGKPVDTVLRAKLDTISVDCDQPVKPIRLAFSLWLDKGSYTFTKTLTISQAAMDYYRDSVFLKSNVCKSYEQILEEQKAIQRTIPCEPDCASCLAGIGLWEEYRIRYMNDNGYVGDSVNYRAEAWASYNEALATCNELCGKGTETDAMRQAMLLDMSAPGGQYALPRDTANRYSIFYLDMKDTTYNYADTSIHYLNEIGERDMVYDIAGGQYVLPQKLGPAEFAAAFKSSWAEALLPLHPEYCKLLTKNGYRLSEEWDMAFEKVETYQEARDAGYLNPQGMSNRNFPINKKDPLDNTTLTGKLISQLEHFNGGSYDMWRVAVASVKCDESGAGCINSYSSPEDAFNSAKLCEGDLNMAWRSFRSMYLGAKRTVIDDYLKSLNCGASAKELLDSGKVLRFTSSTDQLANAGLGASSAYLKDKNAAETASRTLSDSAYTANCTAYVSYWVQQLSGCYDTTAIKTDIIPKLLAVCKEGSDVDHPRGSSSVRPGSTNAYRSFEEVIDEYNRLRGRSKDLVCNADVITMPKPYDRQVSYGDQPTYAPPTDCQCDKISELKQEYAAMKHSGETFSAYISRKRGVSISQDDLEALATACNNRNSSCNWLPKQLVLPSIFQCNVAPACATCEEVTRLYISFKTSYGITPEMKEEDSVQDKKNALFAAYMNNRLGFAKQAWEYLSFINDSCKQPSGNVVQVCKPGSLKGNPQVSTYSNGSVDEINDIVRSRDGGYLLAGWTRGCSNGEEDAYLIKTDSTGALLWSKTYGAENHEEIKRIRQTRDGGYIGIGSTNSYCYDNGAILLVKFDSAGVIQWNKALDLGSNGYTGKGTDVIETLDSNYAFAGQGLPSKWIMGVVTGEGELKWSKVLSSSDRKEQMNIVENGDTLVAGTAIAIGSGKYDAAILKFSKVDGNLLEQSGYSADNSDHIPGSILKTASGYKLVGLNSATLVDISSTGSIVSARKAAAPGSIIAGSVTATGTRDGSLLLSQSVSGSTGGAYWQKIGINNGVLWSSHVGVSGQEYLRHIVSNTDGTMAGGGVMDGKAMLMLANVSGKTGCKDSSEIITSVDILASTLRKSLPAQTITDLAPNLLSAIALNEKNCSPIRNMSSCPGMDSCYTVYDLPLLCGNMGVFPTVPLDESTACSDSTFFAESAATTIYKAYTDSVKNDFNEKYLATALQAASLEKFAVTYSTSEYHYTLYYYNQAGTLVKTVPPAGVVKNMRQSWVDSVTVAKAANQKLVPAHTMATEYRYNSLGGVIAQKTPDAGISQFWYDRMGRLVLSQNYKQKGKFLYGYTLYDDLGRATELGELSSAASMTDIVSRRPGSLASWLNNVASSRHQITRTTYDLAYMFFDDNSFVGRNLRNRVSWTALYNGTESLAGGKHTTATFYSYDIHGNVETLLQDYREGAMAAGGQRFKKIAYNYDVVSGKVNEVAYQAGESDAFYHRYDYDAENRLTNVETSHDKVYWENDAYYDYYKHGPLARTVIGHQQVQGIDNVYTLQGNIKGVNSTTLDAANDPGEDGKLGSAVPKDAFGFTLHYYGSEDYKPINAAKKPFAVAAGDFKPLYNSNVAASSQHIATIGDPLLYNYQYDVLNRLKGMQAYKGLNQSTNTWEVVPLEDFKESMSYDGNGNILTYNRNGNNTFANNSLEMDKLSYNYRPGTHKLDWIDDAVATENYNNDIDRQQSGNYVYDSIGNLIGDVAAGIVTVEWNIYGKIAYIVKANNDTIHYTYDIAGNRISKRYQNITTWYVRDASGNVLSTYTRDADGPVLLSEMALYGANRLGMVDVESGTLSNNETSVVLAKLGSGEVIDFVRGNKRFELSNHLGNVLATVTDKKFARASGDNILYDFNLLSANEYYPFGMQMPGRNYNTTAYRYGFNGKENDNEVKGDDNSIDFGARIYDPRVGRMLSVDPAADEYPALSPYSGLGNNPTIFIDPDGKRIYFVPGLGYDATKGDKNSPYARQGQNSGGVADVLRQYLQDNNTYSKTIQGSKGGRFADMGYVAWHGQRPRLDIENDDRVMMVINGIKDDLQRNPLKRSEGEQMNLLGTSQGSVTVAQAAVAMLENPEKFGLEKGFKIDNLVLAGSPVSPKSALYKRLQELETQGKIGKLEYEDFQADGDVVSGLASTTRVGAMVKGSKFLGKIAQAISLALRKQEQKDVHIRAAENLPIEINGEKNTFGGHIKKLFERKHIH
- a CDS encoding tetratricopeptide repeat protein; translated protein: MKNIRMKRFIKISDKSGFSEYQIACRFDNRILFHTKSRNRRRVLYRKYLFFLKISANLGYPLAQESMALAYGDSNTLGFNNPDENEEMQMYWFKKACDNDIASSCNALAVIYERRGLIDEAIKTYNKAIALGDGLAVGNLATLKFPNGASEE